A single Corynebacterium stationis DNA region contains:
- a CDS encoding phytoene/squalene synthase family protein, translating to MNSPTRRALIETYDKTARRASGKIISGYSSSFSLATRLLAEPARTDIRHLYAVVRIADEIVDGTALEVGANPAKLLNEYEEQVRKAAEQKFHTDPVMHAFAMTARRCNFKDEHLRAFFTSMRRDLDSSAHDAASFDSYVYGSAEVIGLLCLDVFLADRKTGAKEREQLDAGARHLGAAFQKINFLRDRHEDFEILGREYFPEGTTLEAILSDIRDDIEIARTVIPGLPLRARAGVLAATGIFEELTSQLADSRSDKTRISVPRRKKLGIAVRAAVTALKGNNK from the coding sequence ATGAATTCACCCACGAGGCGCGCGCTGATTGAGACCTACGATAAGACTGCTCGTCGTGCGTCTGGCAAAATTATCTCGGGATATTCCTCCAGTTTCTCGCTTGCAACGCGCCTGCTAGCTGAACCCGCCCGAACAGATATCCGCCATCTTTACGCAGTTGTCCGTATAGCGGACGAAATTGTCGATGGCACTGCACTTGAAGTCGGCGCCAATCCGGCCAAGCTACTCAACGAGTACGAGGAACAGGTTCGAAAGGCAGCAGAACAAAAATTTCATACGGACCCTGTCATGCATGCTTTTGCCATGACTGCACGGCGCTGCAATTTCAAAGACGAGCACCTCAGAGCATTTTTCACATCCATGCGCCGCGACTTGGATTCCTCCGCTCATGATGCTGCTAGCTTTGATTCATATGTCTACGGCTCAGCGGAAGTCATTGGATTGCTGTGCCTGGATGTGTTTCTCGCAGATAGAAAAACTGGCGCGAAGGAAAGAGAACAGCTCGATGCAGGAGCAAGACACCTTGGTGCCGCGTTTCAGAAGATCAATTTCCTTAGAGACCGGCACGAAGATTTTGAAATCCTAGGAAGAGAGTACTTTCCCGAGGGAACTACTCTCGAAGCTATTCTGTCCGATATCCGAGATGACATCGAAATCGCTCGGACCGTCATCCCGGGGCTTCCTTTGAGAGCTCGAGCAGGAGTATTAGCTGCGACCGGCATATTCGAAGAACTAACATCACAATTGGCAGATAGCCGATCGGATAAGACGCGAATTAGTGTTCCACGCCGGAAGAAGCTCGGAATTGCGGTACGCGCAGCTGTCACAGCATTGAAAGGGAACAATAAGTGA